In Aulosira sp. FACHB-615, the sequence GATTATCAGATGATATACTTTCATCAAAAAAAGCCTCAAATGGTAAACTACCTAATCCAGGTTTGGCACTAATACAAATTCTCTGAATTTGATTTGTTTCAAGAAAGCTGGTTAATGGTTTCAAAAATGTATCATATCCAGCGCAGCAAAGGCGTTTTAATCGTTTTTCCCGTACTGGAGATGGCTCTAGAAGAACCATCATCTTCTGCATTTCCTCCAGTGAGTGGACTTCAGTATTCCATTGTTTACCATAAATTCGATAAGTAAAAATTTTAGAAGGGATGACTGCTATAACTGTAAAGTTAAGTCCATCATTAATAAAAGAGAGCAAGGCTGTTGGAACATCATTTAGATAGACAACTAATTTTTTTAAATCTGGAGCAGCAGATTGAAGTTGTGGTTTTTTGATTTTTGTATGTTGGGCTTGACCAAATATTTTTAAAGCTAAAAATGCTTTAGCTACTGATTGCGCCGATTTTTTCTGGCGTTTTGCTTTATCTGTGGCTGAAAGAGTGCTAAGGCGTAAACTTGCCAGTTTAATAGATTCCAAAATATTAAGTGCTTTTTCGGCACGATTTATTTTTACATAATAACGAGCCAAACTTTCAAATATATTTATGTAAAGGTTTGTTTTTTGCAAGAGTATTTGTTCATTCTGAAATGCAGAATTTATCTCATCTAGAGCAATCGCCATAGCTTTTTCTAATGAAGTTTTTGCTTGGTTATCTTGACCAATCTCTAAATAAAGATTGGCAAGATAATATAGTGATAGTATTTTATCCGACCAAGCTCGATCATTTTCTTGGAAAGACAAGACGTACTTCAAGTCTTTAATAGCCTTTTCTATTTGCTCTTTAGATTTGTTATTAAATAAAGATATCGCTAACCCCCTAGAGGCACGAATTCCAAATACCAAGCGTTTTATAAAATAGGTATGAGGCGAGACTTGTCTGAGATACTCTTCAGCTTGATTTAGATACTCAACGGATTCTTGTAATTGGTCTTGTGTTGCTTCACCAACTTTCAGGATATCACCAATAATAAAATTGAACTTGGCTAATTCAATCCTACCTTCTGCTTCAGAAGTTTGAAGGTTGTAGATATATTGAATGTTTAAACTCCCTTTTGTATATAGAGTTTCAGTCGTTTTAAGAGCTTTCTTGGCAATTTTAATTGCATTTAGTCTGATTTGTGGGCGATTTGCCAACAAAGATACGATTTCTTCGGGATATTTTGCCAAGAGGCTGTAAATAGATATTACAAGGTTATATTCTATAAATACCGAATCCAATGGATCTTCTATGAGACTTACGCATTCCTCTAAAATATTTACAGATTCAATCCCAGCAGCAATCTCTCCAGTACGCTGAAAATAATCTCTAAGCCAAAGTCCTTCAGCATTAAGTAAGAATTTAAATTTTCTCTGATTGTTATAATCATTACAAAGCGATAGTCTTTTACAAAGAGCAATTGACAACAAAAGATATAGAGGAAATTCTGGAAGAAAGTTTAAGCTTTGAGTTTGTTGAAATATAGCTTTTATATCCTCTTCTTCTGATTTACCCCAAATGTGACGATAGGGATAGTCTCCAAAACAAGTAGGAAAAGCAGGATTTATTGAACTTGACTGGGTTTCTAAATTTATAGATAAACAATAAGGACATTTAGGTTCGTCGAAGAGAGTAACTTTTATCTCACTTTCTTGATTGCAATCCTTACAGCTATTAACCCTATGCTCTAGATGCCGAACCAAATTTAACCCAGCCGTATCACATTGAGTACATTTAAGATCAATATGCTTATCTTCTGATAATCCTTTAATAAATAAAGGATCAATTTTAAATTCCCAACCACAGTTATTACAAGCGTAGTATATTTGACCATCCCATGATAGTTGTGTACGAATATTTTTAGCTTGATATTCTGTGGGTAACTGCCAGATAAAACTATTATACATTTGGATACCTCGAAAAGCTGTACTTGGAACCTGTCACCGAAGTAAAGAAGGTCTTGGCACAATAATCTTAGCCGTACCGTCCCCACTGCCCAGAAAACAACTGAAACAGCCCGGCTAACGCTTCAGCATCTACTAATTTCGCTGCTCCTGTTTCATCTTCAAATACTAAGCCTTCTTCTCCTGCC encodes:
- a CDS encoding CHAT domain-containing protein, whose protein sequence is MYNSFIWQLPTEYQAKNIRTQLSWDGQIYYACNNCGWEFKIDPLFIKGLSEDKHIDLKCTQCDTAGLNLVRHLEHRVNSCKDCNQESEIKVTLFDEPKCPYCLSINLETQSSSINPAFPTCFGDYPYRHIWGKSEEEDIKAIFQQTQSLNFLPEFPLYLLLSIALCKRLSLCNDYNNQRKFKFLLNAEGLWLRDYFQRTGEIAAGIESVNILEECVSLIEDPLDSVFIEYNLVISIYSLLAKYPEEIVSLLANRPQIRLNAIKIAKKALKTTETLYTKGSLNIQYIYNLQTSEAEGRIELAKFNFIIGDILKVGEATQDQLQESVEYLNQAEEYLRQVSPHTYFIKRLVFGIRASRGLAISLFNNKSKEQIEKAIKDLKYVLSFQENDRAWSDKILSLYYLANLYLEIGQDNQAKTSLEKAMAIALDEINSAFQNEQILLQKTNLYINIFESLARYYVKINRAEKALNILESIKLASLRLSTLSATDKAKRQKKSAQSVAKAFLALKIFGQAQHTKIKKPQLQSAAPDLKKLVVYLNDVPTALLSFINDGLNFTVIAVIPSKIFTYRIYGKQWNTEVHSLEEMQKMMVLLEPSPVREKRLKRLCCAGYDTFLKPLTSFLETNQIQRICISAKPGLGSLPFEAFFDESISSDNHSKYQFDVFYLPSLSLGFDLLNLAPRRSDSRLLVIGYLGEDIRYTKQELDYITKLWGDRVTRLDGSQCTKKSVLNELKGDYDYIHFSCHGTFNPIEPLKSALHLVPNPERDSHRIMASDMATIKFKHAPVITMSACSSVLTSIAAASDCIGLTGSLFRAGARAIIGSRWPVYDYTAAIFTENLYNKFYNLENSPYISFCKVQSEMQLNYGIEDWAAFAYLGLP